The Ancylobacter sp. WKF20 genome contains a region encoding:
- a CDS encoding terminase TerL endonuclease subunit, giving the protein MARSTYPEWIFDGSEIPDPRGCGERAVRWLGMLKHPKSTLPGRPFLLDPWQERIVRRIYGPRHEDGTRIVKTVVLLLPRGNRKTSLAAALALLHTIGPERVSGGEVISAAADRKQARLGYAEALGIVRTVPQAAANTRVVDYRNKLIFPRDGSFYEAISADAGTQHGRTPAFVLADELHAWPKRDLWDVLRSGLVKQKGSLLVIATTAGRGQENIAWDIIEDARRVARGEVDDPSILPILFEADRDCDWTDEAVWHRVNPGLVHGYPDIEGLRQLAREGQRRIGDREAFRQLNLNIWLDHSADPFVDMEIYDEGAALVDLDALADAPCWLGVDLSSNHDLTCVVAAWRDDAGGYAVHPWFFCPEDNLRLRADRDGVPYPTWAEQGFIIPTPGNVVDFRAVEDKIRDLCDRFAVQEIAFDPHLARNMLNSLLEDGLPAVEMRQGWVTMAPAVKELERAIVGRQVSHGGHPVLRWCFDNVAVHTDSAGNRMFHKGKSRDRIDGAVACAMAVARASSEGGASIYESEEWSPEMMVL; this is encoded by the coding sequence ATGGCGCGCTCGACCTATCCCGAATGGATCTTCGACGGCAGCGAGATCCCCGATCCGAGGGGATGCGGCGAGAGGGCGGTACGTTGGCTGGGGATGCTCAAGCATCCCAAGAGCACCTTGCCCGGCCGGCCCTTCCTGCTCGATCCCTGGCAGGAACGCATCGTGCGACGCATTTATGGCCCGCGCCATGAAGATGGCACCCGCATCGTCAAGACCGTGGTGCTGCTGCTGCCGCGCGGCAACCGCAAAACCTCGCTCGCTGCGGCCCTTGCCCTGCTTCACACCATTGGGCCCGAACGGGTGTCGGGCGGCGAGGTGATCTCGGCGGCGGCGGATCGCAAGCAAGCGCGGCTCGGCTATGCGGAGGCGCTGGGCATCGTCCGCACCGTGCCGCAGGCCGCGGCAAACACCCGCGTCGTCGACTATCGAAACAAGCTCATCTTTCCCCGCGACGGATCCTTCTATGAGGCGATCTCCGCCGATGCCGGGACGCAGCACGGTCGCACGCCGGCCTTTGTGCTCGCCGATGAGCTGCACGCCTGGCCGAAGCGTGACCTGTGGGACGTGCTGCGCTCCGGCCTCGTGAAGCAGAAGGGTTCCCTGCTCGTCATCGCGACCACAGCAGGGCGAGGGCAGGAAAACATCGCCTGGGATATCATCGAAGATGCACGCCGTGTGGCGCGCGGCGAGGTGGATGACCCGTCCATCCTGCCGATCCTGTTTGAGGCGGATCGTGATTGCGACTGGACGGATGAAGCCGTCTGGCATCGGGTGAACCCTGGCCTTGTGCATGGCTATCCCGATATCGAGGGCTTGCGGCAGCTCGCGCGCGAGGGGCAGCGGCGCATCGGCGACCGGGAGGCATTTCGCCAGCTCAACCTCAATATCTGGCTCGATCACTCCGCCGATCCCTTCGTGGATATGGAGATCTATGACGAGGGTGCGGCACTGGTCGATCTCGACGCGCTGGCCGATGCCCCGTGCTGGCTGGGTGTCGATCTGTCGAGCAATCACGACCTGACCTGTGTCGTGGCGGCCTGGCGCGATGATGCCGGCGGCTATGCCGTGCATCCGTGGTTCTTCTGCCCCGAGGACAATCTGCGCCTGCGGGCGGATCGGGACGGCGTGCCCTATCCCACATGGGCGGAGCAGGGCTTCATCATCCCGACGCCCGGCAACGTCGTGGACTTTCGCGCCGTTGAGGACAAGATCCGCGACCTCTGTGACCGTTTCGCGGTGCAGGAGATCGCTTTCGACCCGCACCTCGCGCGCAACATGCTGAACAGCCTGCTCGAGGATGGCCTGCCGGCCGTCGAGATGCGGCAAGGCTGGGTGACGATGGCGCCGGCCGTGAAAGAGTTGGAGCGGGCCATTGTCGGCCGTCAGGTCTCACATGGTGGGCACCCGGTCCTGCGCTGGTGCTTCGACAACGTGGCCGTCCACACCGACAGCGCCGGCAACCGCATGTTCCACAAAGGCAAGAGCCGGGACCGCATCGACGGCGCCGTGGCCTGCGCCATGGCGGTTGCGCGTGCCTCTTCGGAGGGCGGGGCGAGCATCTATGAGAGTGAGGAGTGGTCGCCGGAGATGATGGTGCTGTGA
- a CDS encoding phage terminase small subunit P27 family produces MRGAKPHSIVPGSSPVRGDLDPPDWLGEDARAEWDRVAPVLINERRTLTVADIASLVNYCVAVGQAAEASRIIATEGMTYASKGGPKKHPAVAIRSDAMTQARLLAGELGLTPVSRSRPGSRGDGSGDRGQTNLFDMDF; encoded by the coding sequence ATGCGCGGCGCCAAGCCTCACAGTATCGTTCCCGGATCCTCGCCGGTGCGCGGCGATCTCGATCCGCCGGATTGGCTGGGCGAGGATGCGCGCGCGGAGTGGGACCGCGTGGCGCCGGTGCTGATCAATGAGCGCCGCACCCTCACCGTCGCCGATATCGCCAGCCTGGTGAACTACTGCGTTGCAGTCGGTCAGGCGGCCGAGGCCAGCCGGATCATCGCTACCGAGGGTATGACCTATGCCAGCAAGGGCGGGCCGAAGAAGCATCCGGCCGTGGCGATCCGCTCCGATGCGATGACGCAGGCCCGGCTGCTCGCGGGGGAATTGGGGCTAACGCCTGTCAGCCGTTCCCGGCCAGGATCACGTGGCGACGGCAGCGGGGACCGCGGTCAAACCAACCTGTTCGACATGGACTTCTGA